The Thermococcus sp. M39 genome window below encodes:
- a CDS encoding 4Fe-4S binding protein, which translates to MEKLKVLHVDIGGCEGCNVSILRALPNIQEFVDLDMKYLAKKTCAEDKYDMVIITGGVCMNEPHIIEKVKSLREKASTLVAFGSCATFGGILRFCRGGQEPRPDHRNFQPVNSVIKVDYSIPGCPPTHQMVQSFFKFFIAGDERRLRLFKVCADIKKLSGFDLIDDIVLTGLCIGCGACELSCPTQAIKLIDKRPNLIAEKCIRCGTCYVRCPRASQLLCMGGRI; encoded by the coding sequence ATGGAGAAATTAAAAGTCCTTCACGTTGATATCGGAGGTTGTGAAGGCTGTAATGTTAGCATTTTAAGAGCACTTCCGAACATCCAAGAGTTCGTTGATTTAGACATGAAGTACCTTGCAAAGAAAACTTGCGCTGAGGACAAGTATGATATGGTCATCATAACTGGTGGAGTTTGTATGAATGAACCTCATATAATTGAAAAGGTAAAGAGCCTTAGAGAGAAAGCAAGCACTCTCGTTGCTTTCGGCTCATGCGCTACATTTGGAGGAATTTTAAGGTTCTGTAGAGGCGGACAAGAGCCTAGACCCGACCACAGAAACTTCCAGCCTGTAAACAGTGTTATTAAGGTTGATTACTCTATTCCCGGCTGTCCTCCGACTCACCAAATGGTTCAGTCGTTCTTCAAGTTCTTCATAGCTGGCGATGAGAGGAGGCTTAGACTGTTTAAAGTCTGTGCAGATATCAAAAAGCTCAGTGGCTTTGACTTGATTGACGATATTGTTTTGACGGGTCTTTGCATCGGTTGTGGTGCATGTGAGCTTTCATGTCCAACTCAAGCAATTAAGCTGATTGATAAGAGACCTAACCTCATAGCCGAGAAGTGCATTCGCTGTGGAACTTGCTATGTGAGATGTCCTCGTGCGTCTCAACTGCTTTGTATGGGGGGTAGGATATGA